The following are encoded in a window of Phaseolus vulgaris cultivar G19833 chromosome 3, P. vulgaris v2.0, whole genome shotgun sequence genomic DNA:
- the LOC137807534 gene encoding uncharacterized protein codes for MCSMISAQGVAVATAMAVSGTVILLALRLQKSFPPPHFAVQEIPPSPPPVLRSCISNAGKKSKKKKIKRVHFAEDVVESCRDGQEFRNRISRSKRAQKSFNEEMKVGEMPTNRVALYNGILRDRVAQRLAYSC; via the exons ATGTGTTCAATGATAAGCGCGCAAGGGGTGGCGGTCGCCACCGCCATGGCGGTCTCCGGCACAGTCATCCTCCTCGCTCTCCGCCTGCAGAAATCTTTTCCGCCTCCCCACTTCGCCGTTCAAGAAATCCCTCCTTCTCCGCCGCCGGTTCTGCGATCTTGCATATCCAACG CTGGGAAGAAgagcaagaagaagaagattaaaCGCGTGCACTTCGCGGAGGACGTGGTTGAGTCCTGCAGAGACGGACAAGAGTTCAGGAACCGAATCTCCCGATCGAAGAGGGCTCAGAAGAGTTTCAACGAGGAAATGAAGGTTGGAGAAATGCCCACGAACAGGGTAGCTCTGTATAATGGAATTCTTAGGGATCGGGTGGCCCAGCGATTGGCCTACTCTTGTTGA